A DNA window from Salvelinus fontinalis isolate EN_2023a chromosome 28, ASM2944872v1, whole genome shotgun sequence contains the following coding sequences:
- the LOC129826101 gene encoding spermatid perinuclear RNA-binding protein-like, which produces MRSIRSFANDDCHVMAKHADIYPSPEELEAVQKLVSTVECALKQVSDWMDNLNASLSKAPTTTINIKAAGDSTGTHGSTKTQSVSILCGVMRVGLVAKGLLVKGDMDLELVLMCRDKPTKLLLYTVSANLPLQLQTLTEDKYEVRSSVSESAIWVVNINDPKFSLKVTLSSLAMRDEHTAKDQEEGVEVEGLDEVLDGRWCQAALATLRHTKWFQARVTDLKSCVIVMRVFRDMCNRLTVWEPLKGWPLELICEKAIATCDRPLGPGEALRRVMECIASGILLPDGPGVHDPCEKEPTDTLSVITSQQAQAITLNAQHALRLLAFGQLYKVLNMNPLTPTKPSHRISGLDKGTCRKRQHEDRHIDDRQLFKRMKHNMMRVLDNNMMDPNHPMNALIRLNQVHPGLQYKLMSQSGPVHDPVFTMSVDVHGTVYEASGGSKKMAKLRVALKVLQALGCPADFDVDLDSLSADGEGPNHRSDRNDRMSTSSSRNSVTSSSDAHESRTPGPLLTAGGKNPVMELNEKRRGLKYELLSETGGSYDKRFIMEVEVDKQKFRGSGPNKKAAKACAALAALMRLFSDSKDPCNKKRRPTTLVKRTVSSTVTIPAHAHSRPRTRPVMHRAPSISAPPTHGYLPIGYGAPYGYGTAAYLPAYGGLYIDSAFYQPQTIATPIIIHLGPQDLF; this is translated from the exons atg AGGTCCATCCGATCGTTCGCCAACGACGACTGCCACGTCATGGCCAAGCATGCCGACATCTACCCTTCGCCAGAGGAGCTGGAGGCTGTCCAGAAGCTGGTATCCACCGTGGAATGTGCCCTCAAACAGGTGTCGGACTGGATGGACAACCTCAACGCCTCCCTAAGCAAGGCCCCAACCACCACCATCAACATCAAGGCTGCTGGAGACTCTACCGGCACCCACGGCAGCACAAA GACCCAGAGTGTGTCGATCCTGTGTGGGGTGATGCGGGTGGGTCTTGTGGCTAAGGGCCTCCTGGTTAAAGGAGACATGGATTTGGAGCTGGTCCTGATGTGCAGAGACAAACCCACCAAATTACTTCTGTACACTGTTAGTGCCAACCTGCCCTTGCAACTACAG ACGCTGACGGAGGACAAGTACGAGGTGCGGTCGAGCGTGTCGGAGTCCGCCATCTGGGTGGTCAACATCAACGACCCCAAATTCTCCCTGAAGGTCACCCTGTCCTCACTGGCCATGAGAGATGAACACACTGCCAAAGACCAAG AGGAAggtgtggaggtggaggggcTTGATGAGGTGCTGGACGGGCGGTGGTGCCAGGCTGCCCTGGCAACGCTCAGACACACCAAATGGTTCCAG GCCAGAGTGACCGATCTGAAGTCGTGTGTCATCGTCATGCGTGTTTTCAGAGACATGTGCAACAGACTAACTGTGTGGGAACCTCTCAAAGGATGG CCCCTAGAGCTGATCTGTGAGAAGGCCATAGCCACCTGTGACCGGCCTCTGGGGCCCGGAGAGGCCCTGCGCAGGGTCATGGAGTGCATCGCCTCAGGGATCCTCCTCCCAG ATGGGCCGGGAGTTCACGACCCCTGTGAGAAGGAGCCAACAGACACCTTGTCAGTGATCACAAGCCAACAGGCTCAGGCGATCACTCTCAATGCACAG caTGCGCTACGCCTCCTAGCCTTTGGACAGCTTTATAAGGTCCTGAATATGAATCCTCTCACTCCAACCAAACCGTCACACAGAATCTCCGGGTTggacaaag GAACCTGTCGTAAAAGGCAGCACGAAGACAGACACATTGACGACAGACAGCTCTTCAAGAGGATGAAACACAACATGATGAGAG TTCTGGACAATAACATGATGGACCCAAACCACCCCATGAACGCTCTGATAAGACTGAACCAGGTCCACCCAGGGCTGCAGTACAAGCTAATGTCCCAGTCCGGCCCGGTCCACGATCCAGTCTTCACCATGTCTGTGGACGTCCACGGCACTGTCTACGAGGCTTCCGGCGGCTCCAAGAAGATGGCCAAACTACGAGTAGCACTTAAG GTCCTACAGGCACTAGGTTGCCCAGCTGACTTCGATGTGGACCTGGACTCCCTGAGTGCTGACGGCGAGGGACCCAACCATAGAAGTGATAGAAACGACAGAATGTCCACCAGCTCCAGCAGAAACTCTGTCACCTCCTCCTCAGACGCACACGAG TCCCGCACCCCAGGCCCTCTCCTTACGGCAGGGGGCAAGAACCCAGTGATGGAGCTGAATGAGAAACGCAGAGGCCTGAAGTACGAACTCCTATCAGAGACCGGCGGCAGCTACGACAAACGCTTCATCATGGAG gtggagGTTGATAAACAGAAGTTCCGAGGCTCGGGGCCCAATAAGAAAGCGGCGAAGGCTTGCGCTGCCCTGGCTGCTCTGATGAGACTCTTCTCTGACTCCAAAGACCCCTGCAACAAGAAGAGGAGACCTACCACACTG gTGAAGAGAACTGTGTCATCAACTGTGACTATCCCAGCCCATGCCCATTCCAGGCCTAGAACAAGACCAGTGATGCATAGAGCACCCTCCATCAGCGCTCCCCCCACCCATGGCTACCTCCCAATAG GCTATGGAGCTCCATATGGTTATGGTACTGCAGCTTACCTCCCTGCCTATG